A single genomic interval of Oncorhynchus mykiss isolate Arlee chromosome 13, USDA_OmykA_1.1, whole genome shotgun sequence harbors:
- the LOC118938374 gene encoding UPF0764 protein C16orf89 homolog → MARFVVEVFFVLVFSATNAAQEEVIDVILASLAKSASFLEQEHRNINLDGVVGYIILQAELKEAVRAWPHTDPLSWSQRTATVTLVRRLDQSLAKAVTELEKTDPKYYREFEPLLSWTFWSVPHEWSTTDPSLAYSSGRTMECYDETQSDKCMTLLLGTWKNNGTPCIVTKSCRDTMTRFGCPNYSLSHQLLYFMLGANRGCSAMLKGDMRTSRANLTERQYQGIFCSNMLKGNMDIIQNNFTGETQDIFIENILLCGLAGFSDFLKVDWLQHILRLQDQEVGCFTQPHRRVKRRERMLKDGCSSHITGVSVSALGGYLNYYLTEQDITKRPLT, encoded by the exons ATGGCTAGGTTTGTGGTAGAGGTGTTTTTTGTCCTTGTTTTCTCCGCCACCAATGCGGCGCAGGAGGAGGTCATTGATGTGATTCTAGCCAGTCTCGCCAAAAGCGCATCGTTCCTGGAGCAAGAGCACCGTAACATCAACCTAGACGGAGTGGTCGGGTACATCATCCTGCAGG CGGAGTTGAAGGAAGCAGTGAGAGCGTGGCCCCACACTGACCCTCTGAGCTGGTCTCAGCGCACCGCTACGGTAACCCTGGTCAGGAGGTTGGACCAGAGCCTGGCTAAGGCTGTCACCGAGCTGGAGAAGACTGACCCCAAATACTACAGAG agtttGAGCCTCTGTTGAGCTGGACCTTCTGGTCAGTACCTCATGAGTGGAGCACCACAGATCCCTCTCTGGCCTACTCCTCCGGTCGAACCATGGAGTGTTACGATGAGACGCAGAGCGACAAGTGTATGACCCTGCTACTGGGaacatg GAAGAACAACGGGACTCCTTGCATCGTGACCAAGTCATGTCGTGACACAATGACGAGGTTTGGATGTCCTAACTACTCCCTCTCTCACCAGCTGCTCTACTTCATGCTGGGAGCCaat AGAGGTTGTTCTGCCATGTTGAAGGGGGACATGCGTACGTCGCGTGCTAACCTAACAGAGAGACAGTACCAGGGGATATTCTGCTCCAACATGCTGAAGGGAAACATGGACATCATACAGAATAACTTCACCGGGGAGACCCAGGACATCTTCATCGAAAACA TACTGCTGTGTGGATTGGCTGGTTTCTCTGACTTTCTCAAAGTTGATTGGCTGCAGCACATTCTGAGGCTGCAGGATCAGGAAGTGGGATGTTTTACACAGCCCCACAGaagagtgaagaggagagagagaatgttgaaGG atGGCTGTTCCAGTCACATAACAGGCGTGTCAGTGAGCGCTCTGGGAGGATACCTCAACTACTACCTGACAGAGCAGGACATCACCAAGAGACCACTCACCTGA